Genomic DNA from Anguilla anguilla isolate fAngAng1 chromosome 17, fAngAng1.pri, whole genome shotgun sequence:
CACTGCAGCTGCCCGTTGGTCAGCTGGTCAATCATGCAGCGAAAAGGCTTGTGATTAAGCAAGTCCCCGATGTAGTGGATACCTGTAGACCAACAGGGGCCTCTGTCAGCACAGTGCACATACGAGTAAAGCGGAATCATAAAACAAGTGGGGGTTCCAATGTAGTGGGAAAGTTCAAAAAGATTATTATTGGTCAGACAGGTGCAAAAAGAGTCCTAAAAATAAAGGGTCTTCAGTTTGCAAAGTGACTGCATCAACCGCTCCCCCTGTAGGTCTAGCCCTTTGTTCTAAGGTATATGATTGCGTTAGTAATTAAATGCAATCCTTGGCTGTCAGTGTGATGAGAGTTTTATCAACATATAACACAGGTTCTGGTGCCAAGGCGATTCATTTTCGCCATAATTTTTCATAGCACATTCAAATCGAACTTAGTATTCAAGAATCCTGTCTGTAAgttatatgtgtatgcatgaaataaacaattctaataataatgttaaaattaattgaaatacaagttaaatccctgcaggccacatggtggagacaaactggtggccctagcTATAGGctactgattttttaaaaagtaggcaGATGAATTGAAGATGTTAAAACAAGGGAAAGGGGATGGGAGGTGTTAAGTCAGTGTGGAAAGCACGGCCACAGCGGGCTCACCAACGTCAAACTCGAAGCCTTTCTCCGTGAAGGTGTGGCAGCAGCCACCGGCGCGGTCATGTTGCTCCAGGACCAGAACTCGTTTCCCAACCTTGGCGAGAAGCACCGCAAGCCCAACCCACCGATCCCACTACCGATCACAATGGCATCCAGGTTCTCCGGCACCTTGCTGGCTAGAAATCCTGGAAGTTAAGAGCGAGACTTCTTATTAGAGACCAGGGTGTGCCGATTTTGCAACAGTGAGCATGGTGACAGtaagcaaacaaacagcaaacaaataacaaacatccgcgaccgcacacgcgcatgcatccgtgtgtgtgcatccacacgcacacatcctgACCTCTTCTTTTGGTTACTCacctctaccttcggtcatgacctacgtccatgccaaatttcagcctcttGGGGCAAAAACTATGGCAGCTagggggtgggacactttttgtggaccaaccgagcgacagacagagctaGAGCCGCGGTCGTAGCAAAAAACGCAACCTGAAATCGTTCGCTTCACCCAGTAGGAGCATACGCAGTTTCCTATCTCAGTTTGGTATTTGACATGATAGCTGCTGCACTTGAAAAAACCATAAATTGTAGTCGGCTGGGGAATATGCTGCAGAAAATCGGGTGCTAATTAACGTAGCTATAGAACCATCGATTCACAACAGTGCCCTTTAAAATAGACCCTGTGTTAGAGCATAACTTCAACATCAAAATCTAAGATTAGATATTTTCTGCAATATATTCACTCTGCAGTaatgctgtaaaatattttgcaagCTACACTCGGGGCAACCGCGTTGATAGGCACTAGATTCAGAAACTCACCTTGCTTgagaactttatttttttctttcttatccGTGACCAGCGGTTTCACCGGCTCTCGAGTATCAACACCAAACGGATTAGGTCCTTTCTTTCTTGTTacatattttaacagaaaaacaacTAAAGCCACAGAAATGATCACCACGGAGATCCACATTGTTGCAGCAGTAGCTGACAGCGCGTAGTGCTGATAGAAATCACTTCCGCGGTCTGCCGTAAACCCCACGTACACCACCCTCCAGATGCAAGCTTCAGCCTTTGTGCCTGTACACTAGCTCGATGGTTATGTAATGGTTATGTAGTCAGACCACCTTGCACCCACAACTGCCCTGAGATGTCTGCACTCAGTCCAGTGGCAAGCAgacaaggtcaaaggtcaaaggtcttGAACCAACCACATCTCCACCGAACGAGAAAATGTGCCTTTAAAACCAACTCTTCAACAAACCAGAGCTGCTCGCGcaattgtgtaaaatgtaaataaaataaggtattttaaaatattttcatacatacGCGTTTACATAACCGTATATGAAAATAGGTATAAAGACGATTTATATTAGTAGCCGAATTACACAACAAAAAGTGCTTCATtgtaaaaacttattttttgttttatttctccttttatTAAAAGCCCATCCAACAACAATACAAGACAGATATGAACAGTACAAACCCCTTAGCagtcaccacaaacacacaccatgcactcaaAACACAATGTGCTggtgaataaaaaacattaatttcatgaatattttgTAATGGTCACAACCTGCAGCAGCGTGGAATTTGACGTCATTATTACAATGTCCATCCGTCTGGTATCATTCGTTAATAATACCTGAGGTGATATCTTAAAGCAGCGCATCGTTACTGTATGAATATCTgcaagtgggggtggggggacggggggagctTGGTgcaatttgaataattttcttTCAGATGTCAAGAACTACAAAGAACTACAAATTCTACAAATGAGAAGGAAATGAACACTGAGCATTTGTTATGCATGATGGCTCAGACTCAGTCAGCTGTTCCTCTCCCAGGATACCGCTATTTTCGCCGTGCGGTTCCGGGCTCTCTCATTTCACATTATAAGATGCACCTTACGACACAAGGAATCCAAAGGAACTGGGAAAATCAGCACCTGCTCAATAATGGGTATTCAGTCAGCTGGGAAATCAAAGTTCAATTTCAGCAGAAAAACTTATTCTGTAGAGCTTGGCCCAGACCGGGGCACCGCACCCCCAGATTTCCgcctcaggctccgccccccttcAGGGTCCAGTCAGGAAAGAGTGGGCCAGCGCCCTGGAGGCCGAGATCCGCTTGGCGGGGTTGAACGCCAGACACTGCTGCGGGAAACACAAAAGGAGAACGTCAACTCGCCCTTGAACGGGGACCTGCAGCGGCCGAGCGtcgcggggtggggggcgggcaCGGGCCGATACTCACTCAAAGATATTCTGCAGCAGCCGCGCCTCGGAGAACTCGCGGAACAAGGGCCTGCGTGGGAGCGGGAGGAAAACGCTatctcacaaaaacacagctaTTATCTCTCATGTTAGTCTTTAACAAGGGCATGTTGGACTCATGTCGCTTACAGGTGCTACTGTATAATCAACAGATGTGTCCATGTatgttattattttaccatGCAAGCCAGTCTCATGACACTTTCCATTTCATGTAAATTTAATTCACAACAAagtttttctatttctattctattctattcagCTACTAAACACATGGCAGGGGCCAGTTCAGGTACCACAATGTCCTGATACTGTTCCTGTATTGTTGTGAACCACACAAGGCCATGGTAAGGAATGCTAGTCTGCTAAAGAGCTTTTAACAGTTGCCTGACTGCAGTTCCTGGTGCTTTCACTAGATGGCGCCCTTTGCCCTACAGTGATCATGGGCCAGCGTGCCTCagcagtgctggtgtgtgtgcagtggcccGTCCCTACCTGAGGAGGAAGAGCTCAGCGAAGATGCAGCCTGCGCTCCACATGTCCACAGAGGGCATGTACACAGAGTGCAGGAGCACCTCTGGGGCCCTGTACCACAGCGTCGCCAcctgcgtgcacgcacacacacacacgcacgcatgcacacatgcacacgcacacacatacagcatttaGACCCACCTGGGTATACatgcaatgcacacacaaacacccactaAACTTAAGCTCCACTAATTTTTGTTGTAAGCAAGACCATACCAAACTAAAAACAAGCAAGCCCTTCCCTTAGCTTTGTAACTGTTAATAAAATAAGCACTTACATGGTGAAAGTGAACAGAATGCATGGGATTACTAATGACACGTGAAAGCTTGGTATAATACTACAGTTAGAAACAGTTGTGAACTTACACAGGGCGTGAGAGCTATCTGATGGCTGTAGATTCGGGCCAGCCCAAAATCGGCGATCTTCACCTCCCCTCGGCTGCTGACCAGCACGTTGTCCGGCTTCAGGTCGCGGTGCACCAGCATGTTGGTGTGGAGAAAATCCAGCCCGGTCAACAGCTGACGCATCATATCCTGCAGGAAGCAGCACACGGTCACTGATTGAATATCTATACAGGTAACATATAATTAGATGATACAAAGCAACATCCACTGGCCCACAAAGCATAGGAAACCCTGGTCAAGTTAAAATTTTGTCAAAATACAGGTTATATACTGTAATGTAGGGTGTAAAATGTTCTAAATGGGGACTGCCAGCTCATGAATTAGTAAGGTTCTATTCAGCGTTGAGTAGACAGCTGCAGTACATTCGAGCCAAACTGGGTTTAGATTAGAGGGAAGACTCACTTTAATTTTTTCCAGACTCAATCCGCTCGGTGGGGCTGACGCAAGGAACGTTGTCAAGTCTTGATCGATGTACTCAAAAACCAACGTTAAGTCCAAGGTTCGATTCCGTAGTCCGGCCGATACGTTTAGTAACCTACCGAAAGCGAACAACAGAGTTCTTGCATGATATATTTGCATGGCCTGTTAGCACAGTTAGCGTTTGCATATAAATAGCGTTACACCTCACTGAATACTTCATGGGGTCATGAAAGCATAATCAATTAACTTAGTAGTGAGTATCAGATCAGCAGATGCTGTAGTCTACACAGGACTAGACAGGGGTAGACAGCGGCTTACTTCACAATATTTGGGTGGTTGAAGCACTCAGTTTTTCGCAACAGCGCCACCTCCCGGATCATGAACGCAGGTATGCCGCTCTCCGGGTCGTTTGGTATATTCAGCTTCTTCAGTGCGACGAGGCGTTGCTTGTCCTTCGTCTCTCTGGCTTTGTACACTTTGCCATAGGCGCCCTCTCCGATTTCAACCAATATTTCATAATCACCGATACCAGTGCAGCTGTGGACGTCCATATTTTCCCAACTGCATCGAAAAATGACGCAAGGCATGGAACAGGTCTCAGTGCTTGGCTAGGTACCCGCCAAAGCGATTTTCCGTTTCAACCACCATTTGCACAGGACACTTTAACAATGTATGGCAACTAGGAAGCTGGCAGCTGTTAAACAGCACCGATCTATCAAAATACGGCATTTCGGTCTCAAACTTAAAACTTACATTTCTTGCTTGCTTCAGAAAAACTGTTTCAGGACGGAGAAGTTAACGTTATAATGGGTAGCTGGCCAACGCCTAGTCTCTATGCAGTCATCAAGCTCATTTTTGGTAGGCCAACTACTGAATGGAACACAAGATAGGCTTTTGTTAGCTGAACAAGCTAGATAATATTTCCAGGCAGTATGCTACTAGCTAGTTAATGCCGTACTAAAATTGTGTGGTAAACAAGTCTATATTTTGACTGAACAATTTTTAGGTTTAACATTGTCAGTAATGTAAAGTACATTATCTGAAACATGTTACAGTTACTATTGTTCTCATTGCAGACCAAGATCCACTTAGACTAGATAACTTCGCCTATCCATACATTTCCAAATCATAATTAGCTATATTTCAGCAACAGTAGCTAAACTGGCCTGCATTGACCAGATTTGCTACTGTAGGCAAAACCTATTGTAACAAGGCACTTATTTATAGCCTACTAATATGCGGAATTGTGTAACAAGATCATATTGTGTATATTCACATTGCcaataattgaaatgaaatgaaaattaatccCTGGGTAGAAAGCGCTGTCATTAATCTCAAGCTGGGTCTTGCTCGCCATTTACATGTGAAATGTGAAGCTCAAACTTCTTATTTTAAGCAAGATGAGAGTTCCTCAAGATGGTTGTACCGTTGCCATACCGTTGCAAAGGGCTCAGCTAATCAAATTTATCTGACAGGGGGGTTGCATGAGTCAGGACGTCACTTTCACGTGCTGTATGCGTGCAAACCGTTCTGTTCCCacgctcttttttttctttcttgagtCACCTCATTAAAAATGTGACGCTTCATCATCAATTGCTTGATATTGTTTTAATGCAACGGTAAATTTAAAATTGAGAATCCATTTAGCAATCACTGTATTGAACAGTCTCTGTATTTAACACCCAATTATGCACGGGAAACCATTCTCTAAACAGAAGTCTGATTTAAATGGGGATGAGACGGTGGAGTAGCTATGGTATTGCACACTTACAGAAAACATTCTTATCTAGCCAataacaataaagaaaataattttttaaaatagaaagttATATAGGTCTACACCACACCGCATTACTATCccaaattacacataatgcaGCCATTTACACAAACCTCTTTCTTGCGATTCATGAAACACACCATTTTGAccacatgaatgaataaaaacagaatgctAGTGGCACATTTACCAGGAAATCTAAGGAAGAGGAGAGGCATTGAAAGGACTATCCAGTGTTGCACCAgtgtaaaatggactgcatttatatagcgcttttatccaaagcgctttacaattgatgcctctcattcacccattcacacacacacacactcacacaccaacagtggaaggctgccatgcaaggtaccaatcagctggtttggagcagttaggggttaggtgtcttgctcagggacacttcgacatgcccaggcgGGGGATCGAaacagcaaccctccgactgccagacaaacgctcttacctcctgagctatgtcgccccaccaAAACCTCCACTAAAGTTTTTACATTGATTGAAAAACCCACagcctactttttatttttccagttgtaTCTGTTCTAATAGCTTGCATGTTGTTGGAATATATACAGCAATGCTCAGAATGACTCTGCCCATTGAACAGGAAATGAGGTGGTCCgaggtaaaatatttatatttaagatACAAATGAACCATCTAATTTGTCTAATTTGTAATGCCTTTATCCATTATAGACTGGACATCCTCCTGACTTTAATAGAGCGTTGTTTGATGTATATAGTGACCATTACCAAACAGAATTTATaaaaattgcaaaaacaattttagGCTGTATTTCCAGGCCCTATGCATAAGGGAAACACAAAAAGTATCCACATGCATTACCTGTGCATTAcctacaaataaaatttatggttcttattaaaaaatgtatacaaaatataaatatatatataaatttgaaTCCAATTTATAACTTGTTTGCTCTCTTGTTATAGATTAAAGAAGGGCTGAATGTAATTagtgcagacctgccaaccttaggaaaatattttgagtaccacaatagtcagtgtaacgcttagtttgcatgctttcgcaccacttcgctttgcacgcacacacaagcctttcttcataattctagttttgactgttaaagtgatcaggcaaaattgtataatttgacctgattctaaaatatcacttgcactgcactgggctatattatgaaatactttcaagtcaaaagtttgagcacacctgcttaaaacaattgtttcatgattaatatttcattatatggtatgtgtgcttatacaaaccgATAACCATAAGTAAATtgcatttacttatttaataaaaatggaaataatttattttttaattatttccaaCTACAGGTTCTTCTTGTCATTGATGCTGTGGAGGCTCTTGGCCAGGGCGATGGTGTCGAGGTGCAAGTTCCGATGGAGGAGAGCCGAGCCGCAGATGAGGGCTCCAGCCAGCGCCCCCGCGAAACCGCACGTGAAGACGTCCTGACCTGCGCcaggcacacgcacatgtgcacacacacacgcaggaacacgcacaacacacacacacaaggatgGGAGCATGTGTGACTAATTGCTCACGCGAAGGTGAGCTTTCAAACAATTCAAACGCACATTGGAAGGGACAACCTGGTATTTTCAGAAACTGTCTTCCGAAATTACATTAACCTTGCTGCTAAGAAGCTGACTGTTAGTTCTAGTGATCACTAGCTAGGAGACACACCTCACACTCACCTGACAGTTAGAGAACGCACACTCACCTGTAAGGTAGAGGTTCTTCAGCGGAGTCTGGGGCCGGATGGTGGCACTGGCAGCGGGGCTGAAGCGAACCGTGCTGTGGTCGCAGCCGTAGATTTCCCCGCGCGGAGCGCCGATGTAGTGCTGGTTCGTTATGGGAGTCCCGGCGTCGATGTACTCAATCTGGAAAAGAGCAGGAGGGGCATGGCATCGAGACTGGCTGGATTCATAGTGTCATTGAGTTACATTCAGTCTGGTCATATTCATAGTGCCATAAGGTTATATTCAGTCTGGTCAGATTCATAGTGCCATTAGGTTATATTCAGCCTGGTCAGATTCAGTGTCATATGGTTAGATTCAGTCTGGTCAGATTCATAGTGCCATTAGGTTATATTCAGTCTGGTCATATTCATAGTGCCATAAAGTTATATTCAGTCTGGTAGGATTCATAGTGTCATTAGGTTATATTCAGTCTGGTCAGTTTCATTTATAGTGGCATTAGGTTACATTCAGCCTGGTCAGACTCAGTACTGTAAGGTATTGGGGAATTTCTAACCCTGTCCTTTATGCAGGGGAAGATTTGGACCACCATGTCGACGACAGTGTTGATGAAGGCCTCCTTCAGCTGTTTGTAGTCCATGCCCCGGTTGGTCACCTTCCCGTCCTTCCACTCCTCAAACCACTCATAATTGGCGAAGGTGACCAGGCTCAGAGTGGACTTCCCTAGAGAAGAGAACAGCTTGTCACACTGTGGCTCATTCTACCCATCGTATCTCCGGTTTCGAACCGAAGGGTGAAAACACTGGCAGGGTCCGCAGCTTGCTTCTAAAATACTATTGGCACAGCTCAGGAAACACAAGAGAAACAAATTGGGCCAAGTCTTgcagggccacagggtctgctggtttcagCCCATCTGTTCTGTTTAGGTGTCTGATTGGGTAAAGGACACGCCTTGTATCCAAGACCTAATTGCTTTTCGAATTGAAAGTCTATTGCAGAGAACCGGCACACTGACCGTCCAGGACTTGTGTTTCACAGCCCTGTATTGGATGTAGTGATGGAGACATGGGTCTCATAGGTTCACCTGGCTGTCTTTCCTCCCACGTCGGGTCTTTGGCTGAGGGCGAAGCGACGAATAGCAAGGGTACCTTCTTGGCTGACTCCTCCCTGTTTCCATTCATATAGGTCTCTACCCTGTAATGGAGGAAGGCCTTAATGCTCTCAgctctgtgggcggggcagcctTGCCGCTCAGGCCTGAAAACGCTTTTTTATATGAGCGCTCTGACATTATAGGGTTAAACAGCTTGCCAATCTGCAggcctgactccgcccacaaAGCATATTTGTTAGACGCAACAaagcatatttgttttctgcaggTGTTGGGTTGTGCATGTTTGCGATTCGCCACTTTccctacatttattttggtggCAGACTGAGGAGATTTTAAatcaggggtgggcaattctggtgtgcatgcaggtttttgtttccgcCAGTTGCCCTTGGTAAATGAGCTGATTGACTGTGTagaccaacactggttcacggGGGGCCCAGTGGAAATTCCCAGGAGGGGAAACCTCGAAACCGACAGGAATGGAGGCCCATATGGTCATGGGGGTGGCCCTTCCTCCGGGACttagaatacacaaaactgtctgtttcccaacagcatgaaaaccagaaacaggtACGGCCCTTGTTGCCCACCTCTGTTTTAAATGATGCGTTTGTGTACGTTACAGAAAGCTGGCTGATGGCCGACACGCTTCACGTGTATTCTTTTTCCACGTGGAACATTACTCAATACCAGGGAACTGGAACTGGAATGGATACGTGCTGTCTGTGCAGCACTAACGCTGCATAAGGCTCTAGTAGGCCTGCACACCTTCCAGACTGCTGTTTCAGCAAGGTTTCGGACAACTGAGGGGTGTCCAGGGGGTCGTAGGTGCAAACAATCGATTGGACCCATCTCCTTATATCTGAATTGCtttaataaaatgcaacatGGTAAATGGCTTTCggaatatacactcaccggccactttttTAGGTATACGTATGCTCTTCTGCATCTTATTTCTCAGTTATTTGAggtactgttgcctttctatcagctcgaaccagtctggccattctcctctgacctctgccatcaacaaggcatttttgcccagagaactgccgcccACTGGATATTtcctctttttcggaccattctttgtaaaccctagagatgtttgtgcatgaaaatcccagtagatgagcagtttctgaaatactcaaaccagcccgtctggcaccaacaaccatgccacgttcaaagtcacttaaatcacctttcttcccctctctgatgcttggtttgaacttcagcagatcgtcttgaccatttctacatgcctaaatgcattgagttgctaccacgtgattggctgattagaaaTTTGCGTTAACGAACAGTTGAACCAGTGTACCTAATAAAATGGCCGATGAGTGTATATCAAGCACTGGGTGTGAACTGTGGAAGATTCTAGACTGTAGCAAACAAGCATTGTAAGTTGTGTTCTCCCATGccttcattttgtttgtctAATAGAAGGGAAGGCATTACTAATCCTGGAGTGTCAGAGATGTTTTTGTTCCATCTGAGCTTGATTTCAGAGAACGATGGATCATTAAGGGTGTGAGTCTTGATATTCAGAGCCTGAATGGTGTGAGTTCCTCCAGAACATGGtcatctgcattcattaagcCTAATAATGAACAGTTATGTGGTTATAGTTTTGCATGGAGCACAAATAAAGAATCTCTCTTCAGCTCCAAAACCAGGGTTGCCTACCcctgtttgaatgaatgagtgtaAGGACAGGATTAATTCAAATAGACAAGGTAAATCACAAGATTTATGGGCTTTTCCAGATCAGGCCTGTAGTATTACAGAGCTGTGATGTAATGAGGGTGCGTTTCTGCTTTGGAGAGCTGAGAGGGTGTGCTTACGGTTCGTCCAGGTTGTTCTCGGAGAAGATCCAGTAGTTGTCAGCTttcaggtccagctcctccttgGTGCCATTCAGCCCGAGGAACATGCTCAGTCCCCCCAGTCCATTCTTCATCATACTCAACTGCGTCTGCACGGCTGCAAGGCCACAACAAGGCATAGCGTTACGCAGTGCAgctttacacagcacagcattacacagcacagcgtTACACAGCTTAGTGTTACACATCACAGTGTTACACATTGCAGTTTTACACACCATAGGcttacacagcacagcattacaCATGGCAACATTACATACCTTAGTGTTACACACCATAGCATTACACATCGCAGTGTTCCACACCATAGGCTTACACACCACAGTCTAACACACTGCAGCGTTACACACGGCAGTGTTACACACCACAGCGTTACACACCGTGCCGTTACACCTCAAAATGTTACATAGAGTGCGTAGACTTACCCAGGGTTAAAAACTACACCTCACAATGTTACACACATAGCATTAAATTGATTATAGCAGTTTCCAAATGTACTCTTTAGATGGAACTATAATCGAGAGACACAATAAATATCTAGCATAGATGACAAACACAACTTCAATGTTCATACAGATAATCTTGCTTGGAAATTTACAGGCATCCTTCCATTACTACCCTTACACCTCTAGATGCCATTTACCACTCTGCTATAAGACTCATTAATGGTGATAGACCTGACACACCCCATAGACATGGCAAGGCCATAACTGCTGCCCGTGGGCGTGGCGCTAGCTGCTGCCAGTTAGAATGCCGGGGGAGCACTTACCAGGAAGAGCCTGTAGTTCCTTAGGTAGCAGCTGCTGGTACGTGTTGAAGAACCCAGCGTTGGAGATGACCTTGGGGGCATGTACGTGCACTTCCTCCTGACCCTTCATCACACTTACGCCTGAAACccaagaggaaaaaacaattgtttttaaaaactgctgccACTGAGTAAAACGTT
This window encodes:
- the LOC118217070 gene encoding cyclin-dependent kinase 4-like isoform X1, encoding MDVHSCTGIGDYEILVEIGEGAYGKVYKARETKDKQRLVALKKLNIPNDPESGIPAFMIREVALLRKTECFNHPNIVKLLNVSAGLRNRTLDLTLVFEYIDQDLTTFLASAPPSGLSLEKIKDMMRQLLTGLDFLHTNMLVHRDLKPDNVLVSSRGEVKIADFGLARIYSHQIALTPCVATLWYRAPEVLLHSVYMPSVDMWSAGCIFAELFLLRPLFREFSEARLLQNIFDSVWRSTPPSGSRPPGRWPTLS
- the LOC118217070 gene encoding cyclin-dependent kinase 4-like isoform X2, with the protein product MDVHSCTGIGDYEILVEIGEGAYGKVYKARETKDKQRLVALKKLNIPNDPESGIPAFMIREVALLRKTECFNHPNIVKLLNVSAGLRNRTLDLTLVFEYIDQDLTTFLASAPPSGLSLEKIKDMMRQLLTGLDFLHTNMLVHRDLKPDNVLVSSRGEVKIADFGLARIYSHQIALTPCVATLWYRAPEVLLHSVYMPSVDMWSAGCIFAELFLLRPLFREFSEARLLQNIFDVWRSTPPSGSRPPGRWPTLS